One segment of Monomorium pharaonis isolate MP-MQ-018 chromosome 6, ASM1337386v2, whole genome shotgun sequence DNA contains the following:
- the LOC105833580 gene encoding zinc finger homeobox protein 4 isoform X1, translated as MPSSEPHPPYHLQHRNIPPSHLQQHTPSASSFSDQFFQLVAAHHQQQQQRQQQHGGPFQNSTYTQKQEMSPEEEGGRVGGSPPAAGAALHQPHHPRTASPPSGTEPCTRDAIPTPTPIADTTTTTTTTTMTMQSQSQQQQQQQGPSPSPSPTGGDVEKFDGKIVYNPDGSAYIIEGESELSEDESLPDGCIVDGRGVSVPHSLVFPQIANAYYVSRLYAHQAYQQQQQQQQRSATQQQNPDLPVMHSYRVISYRSAEGSKQPPPAPTIPPPPAASVPVKPILMCFICKLSFGYAKSFVAHAQGEHQLTLMEDERQILSHSTASAIIQAVGRGKQPLVSFLEPVASSTCGQTSPAQVQAQQQQQRSESNEHETTPTTTSTPASTPGVPSSPQQQQQSQQTQQQQRPSPSTPTTPTSHSNHPLTYNHQQQQHPWSGAQVSAASWAKAPDAMHYSSPPPPTSSTKGSPSSYAALTQVPPNFLTGTTIGVCPEHMQGRPSGVECAKCEHILTSSRLAVPGGPLAGIHSRNSCKTLKCPKCNWHYKYQETLEIHMKEKHPDSETSCFYCNAGQPHPRLARGETYTCGYKPYRCEVCNYSTTTKGNLSIHMQSDKHLNNMQELQQGGGGGSGTSNPSSSQDAPMPTRSPHHQQNHSPHRAAQGGNQSKPKLSFRCDICNYETNVARNLRIHMTSEKHTHNSMVLHQNIKHMQTLSALSHHQQAQHHHQQQQQQLEHLLHLGSMDKPQPTETATLADLAYNQAVLMTMMTGGQMPQFPPELIGTIASAAAISNLGGDVGLSPDSMEPPPEPADQDPNHLYQCCICNNFTTDSLEALSHHLNLDRTRTREGDILVVVNANFVCQLCSYKTNLKANFQLHCKTDKHLQRLQHMNHVKEGGPRNEWKLKYLASPTSAAQLRCHACDYYTNSAHKLALHAALPRHETAALLLRHLLEASSNIQTPGKLYHCMICGFSARHRLPLLQHVKSLRHLHMEQLHHLHRRNTLTGNESPHADISVIFQVTSDPDVPPTQQSSPTTPTTPNATSTNNERREEGSECGSEVKQEPDNDPEPEAEPENDQEEITCLYCTYQPTSREELRQHLQVAHVQDSEEKTETVKEEPTTELLCPLCQDSFKERPALEKHVMQIHSVNTDGLQRLLLLVDQSHWLNNNRNTSTPAVTIATTPTSPTTTTKTHQEEEMSERGGNDEIEEISRCNICGRVWRSIEELQQHHREAHPTTTPTLAVSEKHVYKYRCVQCSLAFKTLEKLQQHSQYHAIRDATKCALCGRSFRSVQALQRHLESAHDLHEDELAQYRQSLIQAHPLLQALTEETLKKQIGLANELHVEDDSGRGDEEESDASDSSPLQKEQRLLEDYLNSQSIAEDSYQDPSRKFKCHRCKVAFTRQSYLTGHNKTLLHRKGEKMSYPMEKYLDPNRPYKCDVCKESFTQKNILLVHYNSVSHLHKLKRAMQEQGNNNTLISVVPPASPTESPDSQQDQDKKPYKCNICKVAYTQGSTLDIHMRSVLHQTRASKLQDLAASGQLDLARPLIEQPPPSPNSPPVNTNTGNTGGMLSCSRCNTLFVNQDQLAAHQQLCNILNNPALALFQQFAASQQLASSGQAKTPPPTSTTPGPQQHMQSATHSSQTTQDILSQPRHKTSQMYKHLLESFGFDLVMQFNENHQRRQRKEEEAAAALQAQQEQQKQEQQKQALAAQALQEKEEEAAEEAHMDDDVIPELTRSICQHCNKEFSSVWVLKAHCEEVHRDLVPREFLEKYAQQFKCEYEKKSVVVTVATSSSTSTAPRSSTPAAAQPQDLSSDKESREKEKEESAESKERASRTPEATSTTPATTPALSNTPVSSTDSTTPTVLPTNSQHHVSQQSQQQQQQQQQQQLQQQQQQQQQQQQQQQQSQLAFAQQMSEMQAALNAAMAASQLQQQLQQYPGLMMGMMGLPLGLNVPALAAMNLQPPLVPMMLPPPPYDGAAPYPSINQADLLAKQHLALQQQQAAAAAAANAAASQKRARTRITDDQLKILRAHFDINNSPGEEQILDMAAQSGLPPKVIKHWFRNTLFKERQRNKDSPYNFNNPPSTTLNLEEYEKTGEAKVTPLNSSVSGGSSSDDKSPNKQTTPPPSVQNISASQSTEIKQEAVEQSQCQQQQQAMQHQEEQQHHSPGSSGGQQSRPHSPALSMSSVFSAIHHDISSHPPSTTNAPSTPMLPPKLAAQNFANPTPGTGGVVPTAIAAMALTPQRSLSPGRGPTDYFGGNSNGSNTSGGSSGKRANRTRFTDYQIKVLQEFFENNAYPKDDDLEYLSKLLGLSPRVIVVWFQNARQKARKVYENQPAAEPVTTGGRENDDGSGRFQRTPGLNYQCKKCLLVFQRYYELIRHQKTHCFKEEDAKRSAQAQAAAAQVAAVLSSEDSNSSSTTTTNNTVTNNPSTAPALAEQLQQPLSSTTSPHQHQQQTLSQTHQQSQQTQQQQTQQQSQTESKEGSFQCDKCNLMFGRFELWREHQLIHIMNPTLFPSAYPPDSPFGILQQQAINASQASGVTTDTSHSLISLMQKRKFEDLEEGTGSDNRSNSEHNEQPKDKRLRTTILPEQLDYLYQKYQIESNPSRKMLETIAREVGLKKRVVQVWFQNTRARERKGQFRAHSQVINKRCPFCPALFKVKSALESHLSSKHADQVARGEVNIDNIPDEELSMESVPSNSSTPHMMPPLFPPINSDTEASLKPISTMKYYEDMKRYFSELQAYASNGKQETANHQAGGNSGESPLDLSKPVDLSRPVKLCLSNFSSLLEEQHSAHFRGGSDCGPLTDLSERSICDDDSMSETTEFLDDESGPASPASSTQSSRQGPASGNTGNTSGPPVTGNQSSGNTGQSGGKRYRTQMSATQVKVMKSLFSDYKTPTMAECEMLGREINLPKRVVQVWFQNARAKEKKARLAAGLPAEGSAVQPHRGPTGPDECRLCSVRYSAKTPLQEHVFSRRHIESVRVAVEEGTLVPPTPGAPIVPTGSGAAGVPGIGNSPVVATSGQQVNQQQQQQQSDENMMYGSVFLHPTAMFQSQQQQQQQQHSAAAATSAASTTAVAAAGLSGGLLGNAMMPLHVEGGAQVQVPRALMQAFLQQDPNHPGLETVRLPAPSCGVEDTGLPQHCREVETELCLVCRRCGRAYPQESSLLAHQRSCYLGNQQRRGALRLVQGRYACSLCEPNVSTRTYTTVNEWRRHAETLQHRARLEAAQERQQQQQQQQQQQYDGGAQSGEETNPLTDEMEDVVNQITLLAARAAAESTTGQSQAGDRAGSQDNNNGPDAKRQKLVQEVTALAGAR; from the exons ATGCCCTCCAGTGAGCCTCATCCCCCGTACCACCTTCAACACCGCAACATTCCTCCCTCGCATCTACAACAGCATACGCCGAGCGCGAGTTCCTTCAGCGATCAGTTCTTTCAGCTGGTGGCGGCGCATCatcagcaacagcaacagcgaCAGCAGCAACACGGCGGACCCTTTCAAAATTCCACGTACACGCAGAAGCAGGAGATGAGCccggaggaggaggggggccGAGTGGGTGGGTCCCCCCCTGCGGCCGGGGCTGCACTTCATCAGCCCCATCACCCGCGCACGGCTAGTCCACCTTCGGGCACAGAACCCTGCACCCGCGACGCGATACCAACACCCACACCTATTGCTgataccaccaccaccaccacgaCCACGACTATGACGATGCAATCGCAGAgtcagcagcaacagcaacaacagGGTCCTAGCCCGAGCCCGAGCCCGACGGGCGGCGATGTGGAAAAATTTGATGGGAAAATCGTCTACAACCCAGACGGGTCGGCCTATATCATCGAAGGCGAGAGCGAACTCAGCGAGGATGAGTCTCTGCCTGACGGTTGTATTGTAGATGGGCGCGGTGTATCGGTTCCTCACTCTTTAGTTTTCCCGCAAATCGCGAATGCGTACTATGTATCGCGGTTATACGCGCATCAGGCCtaccagcagcagcagcaacaacaacagcgTTCGGCGACCCAACAGCAGAATCCCGATCTTCCCGTAATGCACAGTTATCGGGTGATCAGTTACAGGAGCGCGGAGGGTAGTAAACAGCCTCCTCCAGCGCCGACAATACCACCGCCGCCTGCTGCGTCGGTACCCGTCAAACCTATCCTAATGTGTTTCATATGTAAGCTCAGTTTTGGGTATGCGAAAAGTTTTGTCGCGCACGCTCAGGGCGAGCATCAACTTACTCTAATGGAAGACGAACGACAGATACTCTCTCACTCGACGGCGTCGGCCATTATACAGGCCGTGGGTAGAGGAAAGCAACCACTCGTAAGTTTCTTAGAACCTGTCGCGAGTTCGACCTGCGGCCAGACGTCGCCCGCGCAAGTGCAAGCtcaacaacaacagcaacgTAGCGAGTCCAACGAACACGAGACAACGCCGACTACAACGAGCACTCCGGCGAGCACACCCGGCGTACCTAGCAGTCcccagcagcagcaacaatcGCAACAGACGCAACAACAGCAACGACCCTCACCGAGCACTCCCACCACGCCCACGTCACATTCGAATCATCCTCTTACGTATAATCATCAACAACAACAACATCCATGGAGCGGCGCGCAAGTGAGCGCCGCATCCTGGGCTAAGGCTCCTGACGCCATGCATTACAGCTCACCGCCGCCACCAACTTCGTCCACCAAAGGATCTCCGTCTTCATACGCCGCCCTTACTCAGGTCCCCCCGAACTTTCTCACCGGTACCACGATAGGTGTTTGTCCGGAGCACATGCAAGGTAGACCAAGTGGGGTGGAATGTGCGAAGTGTGAGCACATACTGACAAGTAGCCGACTCGCTGTTCCTGGTGGACCGCTCGCTGGAATACACAGTCGAAATTCTTGCAAAACCCTAAAGTGTCCCAAGTGCAACTGGCACTACAAGTACCAAGAGACTCTCGAGATACATATGAAGGAAAAACATCCGGACAGCGAAACGTCCTGTTTTTATTGTAATGCAGGTCAACCTCATCCCAGGTTAGCGCGTGGCGAAACCTATACCTGTGGCTATAAGCCATATAGGTGTGAAGTGTGCAATTATTCCACCACGACGAAAGGTAATCTCAGTATACACATGCAAAGTGACAAACATCTGAACAACATGCAGGAACTACAGCAGGGAGGCGGGGGTGGCTCCGGTACCAGCAATCCCTCCTCGTCTCAGGACGCGCCAATGCCAACGCGGAGTCCCCACCATCAGCAGAATCACAGCCCACACCGGGCTGCCCAGGGTGGCAATCAGAGCAAACCGAAGCTCTCGTTTCGCTGTGACATATGCAACTACGAGACAAACGTCGCGCGCAATCTAAGGATACACATGACGAGTGAAAAGCATACGCACAACTCGATGGTGCTACACCAGAATATCAAACACATGCAAACATTGTCCGCGTTATCCCACCATCAACAGGCGCAACACCATCatcagcaacagcagcaacaactCGAGCATTTGCTCCACTTAGGCAGCATGGACAAACCGCAACCCACGGAAACCGCGACGTTGGCCGACTTAGCTTACAATCAAGCGGTCCTCATGACAATGATGACCGGCGGTCAAATGCCACAGTTTCCGCCAGAACTCATAGGCACCATAGCGAGCGCGGCTGCCATAAGCAATCTTGGCGGTGACGTTGGACTTTCGCCGGATAGCATGGAGCCACCACCGGAACCAGCGGATCAGGATCCTAACCATCTGTATCAATGCTGCATCTGTAACAACTTTACGACGGACTCGCTCGAGGCTTTGAGTCACCATCTAAACCTCGACAGAACGAGAACTCGTGAAGGCGATATACTCGTAGTGGTGAATGCAAACTTTGTCTGCCAACTTTGTTCCTATAAAACCAATCTAAAGGCAAATTTCCAGTTACACTGCAAGACTGACAAGCATCTGCAACGGCTGCAGCATATGAACCACGTGAAAGAGGGTGGTCCGCGTAACGAATGGAAACTCAAGTACTTGGCGTCGCCCACAAGCGCCGCGCAATTGCGTTGCCACGCGTGTGATTACTACACCAATAGTGCTCATAAACTGGCCCTACACGCAGCCTTACCGAGGCACGAAACTGCGGCTCTCCTGCTCCGTCATCTGCTCGAAGCGAGCAGTAACATCCAAACCCCCGGAAAATTATATCACTGCATGATATGCGGGTTTAGCGCCCGACATCGATTGCCGCTTCTTCAACACGTGAAATCTCTGCGGCATCTTCACATGGAACAATTACACCATCTTCACAGAAGAAATACCCTCACGGGGAACGAATCCCCGCACGCGGATATTAGTGTCATCTTTCAGGTGACGAGCGATCCCGATGTGCCGCCCACGCAACAGTCTAGCCCGACCACGCCAACGACACCAAACGCTACGAGCACGAACAATG AACGACGAGAGGAAGGTAGTGAGTGCGGTAGTGAGGTAAAACAAGAACCGGATAATGATCCAGAACCGGAAGCCGAGCCCGAGAATGACCAAGAAGAAATCACGTGCCTATACTGTACGTATCAGCCAACGTCGCGGGAAGAATTACGACAGCACTTGCAGGTGGCTCATGTTCAAGATTCGGAGGAAAAAACTGAAACGGTAAAGGAAGAGCCAACGACGGAATTGTTGTGCCCGTTGTGCCAAGATAGTTTCAAGGAACGTCCCGCCTTGGAGAAGCACGTGATGCAAATTCACTCCGTTAATACCGACGGTCTGCAGAGGCTACTACTATTAGTGGATCAAAGCCATTGGCTAAATAATAATCGAAATACTTCGACGCCGGCTGTTACGATCGCAACGACGCCGACGTCGCCCACGACTACGACGAAAACCCATCAGGAGGAAGAAATGAGCGAACGAGGTGGCAATGACGAAATCGAAGAGATATCTAGGTGTAATATATGCGGCCGAGTTTGGCGTTCTATCGAGGAACTTCAGCAACATCATCGGGAAGCTCATCCAACCACCACGCCTACTTTGGCGGTAAGTGAGAAACATGTTTACAAATATCGGTGCGTACAATGCAGCCTTGCGTTTAAAACACTGGAGAAACTTCAGCAGCACTCCCAGTATCACGCTATTAGAGATGCGACTAAATGCGCCTTGTGCGGACGATCTTTTCGTTCAGTCCAAGCGCTTCAGAGACACTTGGAATCTGCTCATGATCTCCACGAGGATGAATTGGCTCAGTATAGGCAAAGTTTGATCCAGGCACATCCTCTTCTTCAGGCATTGACGGAAGAAACGTTAAAGAAACAAATCGGTCTGGCAAACGAACTGCATGTGGAAGATGATTCTGGTAGGGGTGACGAGGAGGAAAGTGACGCCAGTGATTCTTCTCCGTTGCAGAAGGAACAACGACTACTGGAGGATTATCTAAATAGTCAATCGATCGCTGAGGATTCTTATCAAGATCCAAGTCGAAAATTCAAGTGTCACCGATGCAAGGTAGCCTTCACGCGTCAGAGTTATCTGACCGGCCACAACAAGACCTTATTGCATCGCAAAGGCGAAAAAATGTCTTATCCtatggaaaaatatttggatCCCAACAGACCGTATAAATGTGACGTTTGTAAAGAGAGCTTCACGcagaaaaatatacttttggtGCACTACAACAGCGTGAGTCATTTGCATAAGTTGAAGCGTGCGATGCAAGAGCAAGGTAATAACAATACGTTGATTTCGGTGGTACCTCCTGCTAGCCCGACTGAGTCGCCCGACTCCCAGCAAGATCAAGACAAGAAACCGTACAAGTGCAACATCTGTAAGGTCGCATATACTCAGGGTAGTACTTTGGACATCCACATGAGGAGTGTTCTTCATCAAACGCGCGCAAGTAAACTGCAGGATCTTGCCGCTAGCGGCCAATTAGATCTCGCTCGACCATTGATTGAACAACCACCGCCGAGTCCGAACAGTCCGCCCGTCAACACAAATACAGGCAATACAGGAGGGATGCTCTCCTGTTCGCGTTGCAACACTCTGTTCGTTAATCAGGATCAACTCGCAGCGCATCAACAgttatgtaacattttaaacaatCCGGCATTAGCATTGTTTCAACAATTTGCTGCATCGCAGCAATTAGCTTCGTCTGGCCAGGCTAAGACTCCACCTCCCACGTCTACAACACCAGGGCCGCAGCAACACATGCAATCGGCTACGCATTCGTCGCAGACTACGCAGGACATTCTTTCCCAACCGCGACATAAAACCTCACAAATGTACAAGCATCTGTTGGAGAGTTTCGGTTTTGATCTCGTCATGCAGTTCAATGAGAATCACCAAAGAAGACAACGCAAAGAAGAGGAAGCAGCCGCCGCTCTTCAAGCGCAGCAAGAGCAACAAAAGCAGGAACAACAGAAGCAAGCTCTCGCTGCTCAAGCTCTGcaggaaaaagaagaagaagcggcGGAAGAAGCTCATATGGATGATGATGTGATACCAGAACTCACGCGCAGCATTTGCCAACACTGCAACAAGGAATTCAGTAGCGTTTGGGTGCTGAAGGCTCATTGCGAAGAAGTCCATCGCGATCTCGTACCGCGCGAATTTCTTGAGAAGTACGCGCAGCAGTTCAAGTGTGAGTACGAGAAGAAAAGTGTTGTGGTGACCGTCGCGACATCCTCATCAACTAGCACAGCACCGAGAAGCTCTACGCCCGCTGCCGCACAACCTCAAGATCTCAGTTCTGACAAAGAATCGCGCGAAAAGGAGAAGGAAGAGAGCGCTGAGAGCAAAGAACGTGCCAGCCGTACGCCCGAAGCTACGTCTACTACTCCAGCAACTACTCCAGCGTTAAGCAACACGCCGGTTTCAAGTACAGATTCCACGACGCCGACTGTGCTACCTACTAATTCACAGCATCATGTTTCACAACAGtcgcaacagcagcagcaacagcaacagcagcagcaactgcagcagcagcagcagcaacagcaacaacaacagcagcagcaacaacaaagTCAACTTGCATTTGCGCAACAAATGTCTGAAATGCAGGCTGCTCTAAATGCTGCAATGGCTGCGTCGCAATTGCAACAGCAGCTACAACAATATCCGGGATTAATGATGGGAATGATGGGATTACCATTGGGATTAAATGTACCCGCTTTAGCCGCCATGAATCTGCAACCGCCTCTAGTGCCAATGATgctaccaccaccaccgtaTGATGGTGCCGCTCCATATCCATCAATTAATCAAGCTGATCTTCTTGCTAAGCAACATCTTGCTCTTCAACAGCAAcaagcagcagcagcagcagcg GCGAATGCAGCCGCATCGCAAAAACGAGCGCGAACGCGCATCACTGATGATCAACTAAAAATACTACGGGCGCACttcgatattaataattctccTGGTGAAGAGCAAATCCTAGACATGGCTGCTCAGAGTGGTCTGCCACCTAAAGTCATAAAACATTGGTTCcgtaatacattatttaaagaacgGCAACGTAACAAAGATAGTCCTTACAATTTCAACAATCCGCCAAGTACCACTTTAAATCTCGAGGAGTACGAAAAAACCGGTGAGGCGAAGGTGACCCCGTTAAATTCAAGCGTGTCCGGTGGCAGTTCCTCTGACGATAAAAGCCCGAATAAGCAAACCACGCCTCCGCCGTCTGTGCAAAACATCAGCGCATCTCAATCTACTGAAATAAAACAGGAAGCAGTCGAACAGTCGCAGTGTCAACAGCAGCAACAAGCGATGCAACATCAAGAAGAGCAGCAACACCATTCGCCCGGCAGTTCGGGTGGACAACAATCGCGACCGCATTCGCCCGCGCTTAGTATGAGTTCTGTATTCTCGGCTATCCATCACGACATTTCTTCCCATCCTCCGTCGACCACAAATGCCCCGAGCACTCCGATGTTACCACCGAAATTAGCTGCACAGAACTTTGCCAATCCCACTCCGGGAACCGGTGGCGTAGTGCCGACTGCGATCGCCGCAATGGCACTTACACCACAGAGATCTCTGAGCCCGGGTCGTGGACCAACTGACTATTTTGGTGGCAACAGTAACGGCAGCAACACCTCCGGTGGAAGTTCCGGCAAGCGCGCCAATCGCACAAGATTCACCGATTACCAGATAAAGGTCCTCCAGGAATTCTTCGAGAACAACGCGTATCCGAAGGACGACGATTTAGAGTATCTCAGTAAACTTCTCGGCTTGAGCCCACGTGTAATCGTAGTGTGGTTTCAGAATGCTAGACAGAAAGCACGTAAGGTCTACGAAAACCAACCCGCTGCCGAGCCTGTGACAACTGGTGGACGCGAAAACGATGACGGATCCGGTAGATTTCAGAGAACGCCAGGCTTGAACTACCAGTGCAAAAAGTGCCTGCTAGTATTTCAGAGATATTACGAGCTTATACGTCATCAGAAGACCCACTGTTTCAAAGAGGAGGACGCCAAGAGGAGCGCGCAAGCGCAGGCCGCGGCAGCTCAGGTCGCCGCGGTTCTGAGTTCCGAAGACAGTAACAGCAGCTCCACGACGACTACGAACAACACGGTGACCAACAATCCGTCAACTGCGCCTGCGCTTGCCGAACAATTACAGCAACCGTTGAGTAGTACCACATCACCTCATCAACATCAACAGCAAACCCTGTCTCAGACACACCAACAGTCTCAGCAGACGCAGCAGCAGCAGACGCAGCAGCAGTCGCAAACAGAATCCAAGGAAGGCAGCTTTCAATGTGACAAATGCAACCTGATGTTTGGCCGATTCGAACTTTGGCGCGAACATCAGTTAATACATATCATGAACCCGACTTTATTCCCATCAGCGTATCCACCTGATTCACCCTTCGGGATCTTGCAACAGCAAGCAATTAATGCTAGCCAAGCCTCTGGGGTCACAACGGACACGTCGCATTCGCTCATCAGTTTGATGCAGAAGAGAAAGTTCGAGGATCTTGAAGAGGGAACGGGTAGCGACAATCGCTCGAACTCGGAACACAACGAGCAGCCGAAGGACAAGCGTTTACGTACCACAATACTTCCGGAACAGTTAGACTATCTTTATCAAAAATACCAGATCGAGTCTAATCCATCGAGAAAAATGCTGGAGACGATCGCCCGCGAGGTCGGTTTGAAAAAACGTGTGGTGCAAGTGTGGTTTCAGAATACGCGCGCCCGCGAACGCAAGGGTCAATTTCGCGCTCATAGTCAAGTTATCAATAAGCGCTGTCCGTTCTGCCCGGCGCTATTCAAAGTCAAATCTGCTTTAGAATCTCATCTTAGCAGTAAACACGCCGACCAGGTGGCTCGCGGCGAAGTGAACATCGACAACATCCCGGACGAAGAGCTCTCGATGGAATCCGTTCCTTCCAATTCTAGCACTCCTCACATGATGCCACCGTTGTTCCCGCCTATCAACAGCGACACGGAGGCATCTTTGAAACCCATAAGTACTATGAAATATTATGAGGACATGAAGCGATACTTCAGCGAGTTACAGGCGTACGCTAGTAACGGAAAACAAGAAACGGCAAATCATCAGGCCGGCGGAAACAGTGGCGAATCACCGTTGGATCTGAGTAAACCAGTCGATCTTAGCCGGCCAGTGAAACTGTGTTTGAGCAACTTCAGCAGTCTTCTCGAGGAGCAACACAGCGCCCATTTCCGCGGCGGCAGCGACTGCGGACCTCTGACCGACTTATCCGAGCGTAGCATCTGCGATGATGACAGCATGAGTGAGACTACGGAATTTTTAGACGATGAAAGCGGACCAGCAAGTCCGGCCTCGAGTACGCAGAGCTCGAGACAGGGACCCGCCAGTGGAAATACAGGGAATACATCCGGGCCGCCAGTGACCGGTAACCAATCCAGCGGCAATACCGGCCAATCTGGTGGTAAGCGATATCGCACGCAGATGTCGGCTACTCAGGTGAAGGTGATGAAGTCGCTCTTCTCGGACTACAAGACGCCGACGATGGCCGAATGCGAGATGCTTGGCCGGGAGATCAATCTTCCGAAACGAGTGGTCCAG GTGTGGTTCCAGAATGCCCGAGCTAAGGAGAAGAAAGCCAGATTAGCGGCTGGTCTGCCGGCCGAAGGCTCAGCTGTTCAACCACATCGCGGCCCAACCGGACCAGACGAGTGCAGACTCTGCTCTGTACGTTACTCGGCCAAGACACCGCTGCAGGAGCATGTCTTCTCGCGGCGGCACATCGAGTCGGTGCGCGTCGCCGTCGAGGAGGGCACACTGGTGCCACCGACGCCTGGGGCGCCAATCGTACCCACCGGCAGCGGTGCTGCTGGCGTGCCCGGTATCGGAAATTCCCCGGTGGTCGCCACATCCGGTCAGCAAGTCAaccagcagcagcaacagcagcagtcGGACGAAAACATGATGTACGGATCCGTGTTCCTTCACCCCACGGCAATGTTCCAGtcacagcagcagcagcagcagcagcaacattCCGCCGCCGCTGCGACCAGCGCAGCTAGCACCACGGCCG